From a single Anaerolineales bacterium genomic region:
- a CDS encoding site-specific DNA-methyltransferase encodes MPLLHWTGKHLPPPEPASVILDSILYPKGRGYPKSRPDGCVILGDNLAVMAALLPEYEGRINLIYADPPFFTNRKFSARVGKGEDSRKPSNWKLAEGYHDSWADMDSYLQFLYERLSLMHRLLAPNGTLYLHLDWHADSHARLILDEIFGAENFINEIVWVYHGPSPIRTAFNRKHDVILMYSKSKDYVFNVDDIREPYNPNTVNTFKSSRKAGFGKVPDLERGKVPEDWWYFPVVARLHSERTGYPTQKPEALLERIILASSNKGDLVADFFCGSGTTALAAAKHGRRFITCDESVRAVHTARTRLAGTKSVFTMERDAGIKSEIASKSKKIKVILEDGIVRLKTTLDVDFWEVDPAWDGKIFRSAAQAYRHVRSGEIPMELKIKTGGRVCIRLVTVEGKQFQLYV; translated from the coding sequence ATGCCGCTTCTCCACTGGACCGGAAAGCATCTTCCCCCGCCCGAACCTGCTTCGGTTATCCTCGATTCCATTCTCTACCCAAAAGGACGCGGCTATCCCAAATCCCGCCCCGATGGGTGTGTGATCCTTGGTGATAACCTTGCTGTGATGGCGGCGTTACTGCCCGAATACGAAGGGCGGATTAATCTGATCTACGCTGATCCTCCGTTCTTCACCAATCGAAAATTTTCCGCGCGTGTTGGCAAAGGCGAAGATTCGCGCAAGCCCTCCAATTGGAAACTGGCAGAGGGGTATCACGATTCCTGGGCGGATATGGATTCATACCTGCAATTCCTGTACGAACGTCTCTCGCTGATGCACCGTTTGCTCGCCCCGAACGGGACCTTATATCTCCATCTCGATTGGCACGCTGACTCCCATGCCCGCCTGATCCTGGATGAGATCTTTGGCGCGGAGAATTTCATCAACGAGATCGTTTGGGTTTATCATGGACCGTCGCCGATCCGCACGGCGTTCAACCGCAAACATGATGTGATTCTGATGTACAGCAAAAGCAAGGATTATGTCTTCAATGTGGATGATATTCGCGAGCCGTATAACCCGAATACAGTCAATACCTTCAAATCATCGCGCAAGGCGGGCTTTGGCAAAGTCCCTGATCTGGAGCGCGGCAAAGTACCCGAAGATTGGTGGTATTTCCCCGTGGTGGCGCGCTTGCACAGCGAACGGACGGGATACCCGACCCAGAAGCCCGAAGCCCTGCTGGAACGCATCATTCTGGCTTCATCCAATAAGGGAGACCTTGTAGCGGACTTTTTCTGCGGTTCCGGTACAACCGCTCTGGCGGCGGCAAAACATGGACGTAGGTTCATCACCTGCGATGAATCCGTGCGGGCGGTGCACACTGCGCGTACGCGGCTGGCGGGGACCAAGTCCGTGTTTACGATGGAGCGCGATGCAGGGATCAAAAGTGAGATTGCTTCAAAATCGAAGAAGATCAAGGTCATTTTGGAAGATGGCATTGTGCGTTTGAAGACGACGCTTGATGTGGATTTCTGGGAGGTGGACCCGGCTTGGGATGGGAAGATCTTTCGGAGTGCTGCACAGGCATATCGTCACGTGCGAAGCGGGGAGATCCCGATGGAGTTAAAAATAAAAACCGGAGGCAGGGTTTGCATCCGGTTGGTAACGGTCGAGGGGAAGCAGTTCCAGTTATACGTCTAG
- a CDS encoding FAD-binding and (Fe-S)-binding domain-containing protein produces MDLTSILPEARIRARLIDRIAYANDASYFRLVPQAVVQPNSIGEIQALFNYTQQNKIPMSFRAAGTSLSGQAVTDGILVDISKHWGKYSLEENAGKVRFQPGIVGGFLNNVLKPHGRRIGPDPASIDACMMGGILANNSSGMCCGVTENSYKTIHAMTFVLPNGFTLDTSQPDAHRIFENEQPRIAQGLLEMKRRILSADLADGAEKNNLPNPRNLRLKESLAEKIRRRYQIKNNNGYLLNAFLDFEHPLDILIHLLIGSEGTLGFIAEGVLNTLPDFTYKYTGQMYFKNIRDAAAAVYPIKMSGARAVEVMDRESLRSVEHLPGVPAILKELPDGATAILAEYQAADAESMLQFKKEAGRVIREFKLIHDVTFTDDPVQQASLWKPRKGIIASVGAMRPRGTTSVNEDVAFPVEHLADAVTDLRHLFDDFGYSEGVIFGHAKDGNLHFLVNQAFDTPEQIRHFDHFMQAMVKIVSGKYDGSLKAEHGTGRNMAPFVETEWGSEAYAIMRDLKFLLDPDGMLNPGVLINDDPQAHVTHLKSLALVAPEIDKCIECGFCESKCPSRMLTFSPRQRIVVQRELASMRLAASDSAMLDSVSDDFSYAGIDTCALDGLCGTACPVGIDTGKYIKKLRSEQVESEKWAGVIANNFALVERTIGIGVSIAHTAEKVIGADGVKSISVAAEKITGTRLPKWNKSIPHTPKRLRERNGSKQFIYFPSCISRQLGQPKSDSHLSLAETFTTISRRANIHLQIPQDVTGHCCGMPFSSKGYTQAYQAALHKTLTQMWEWSEHGKYPIVIDTTSCTHTLKTCGDDLTPEDKELWDQLTLLDGVEFLHDHVLPKLTIQPVDEDVILHPNCSACKLGLDVKMHAIAKQCARSATVPFALGCCAFAGDRGLTHPELTASATEKESAEILARDYDGYYSSNITCEIGMSEATGKDYVSIVYLVEKASRNSVVE; encoded by the coding sequence ATGGACCTGACCTCCATCCTGCCCGAAGCCCGCATCCGCGCGCGCCTGATCGACCGAATTGCCTACGCGAATGACGCTTCGTATTTTCGGCTGGTACCGCAGGCAGTGGTACAGCCGAATTCCATCGGGGAGATTCAGGCGCTGTTCAATTACACCCAACAAAATAAAATCCCGATGTCCTTCCGCGCCGCAGGGACGAGTCTCTCCGGGCAGGCTGTGACAGACGGCATCCTCGTGGATATTTCCAAACATTGGGGCAAATACAGTTTGGAAGAGAACGCAGGCAAAGTCCGTTTTCAACCCGGCATTGTGGGCGGATTTCTCAACAACGTGCTCAAGCCGCACGGACGGCGCATTGGTCCAGACCCCGCTTCGATCGACGCGTGCATGATGGGCGGCATCCTTGCCAATAATTCCAGCGGCATGTGCTGCGGCGTGACCGAGAACTCGTACAAGACCATCCACGCGATGACGTTCGTTTTACCAAACGGATTCACACTCGATACATCCCAGCCAGATGCGCACAGGATCTTTGAGAACGAACAGCCGCGTATCGCCCAAGGTCTGCTCGAAATGAAACGGCGAATCTTATCCGCAGATTTGGCAGATGGCGCAGAAAAAAATAATCTGCCTAATCCGCGCAATCTGCGGCTGAAAGAATCTCTCGCTGAAAAAATCCGCCGACGTTATCAGATCAAGAACAATAACGGCTACCTGCTCAACGCCTTCCTTGACTTCGAGCATCCGCTCGATATTCTCATCCATTTACTGATCGGCTCCGAGGGTACGCTCGGTTTCATTGCCGAGGGTGTGCTGAACACCCTGCCCGATTTCACCTACAAATACACCGGGCAGATGTATTTCAAGAATATCCGTGACGCGGCGGCAGCAGTGTACCCGATCAAGATGTCCGGTGCGCGCGCCGTGGAAGTGATGGATCGCGAGTCGCTGCGCTCGGTGGAGCATCTGCCCGGCGTGCCTGCCATTCTCAAGGAACTGCCCGATGGGGCAACCGCCATCCTCGCCGAGTATCAAGCCGCGGATGCAGAATCCATGCTTCAGTTTAAGAAAGAAGCGGGGCGCGTCATCCGCGAATTCAAACTGATCCACGATGTCACATTCACCGACGACCCCGTTCAGCAAGCATCGTTGTGGAAACCGCGCAAAGGCATCATCGCATCCGTCGGCGCGATGCGCCCGCGCGGCACGACCTCGGTCAATGAAGATGTCGCCTTCCCCGTCGAGCACCTCGCCGACGCCGTGACCGACCTGCGCCATCTCTTCGACGATTTCGGTTACAGCGAGGGCGTCATCTTCGGTCACGCCAAAGACGGCAATTTGCATTTCCTCGTCAACCAGGCGTTCGACACACCCGAACAAATCCGTCACTTCGATCATTTCATGCAAGCGATGGTCAAGATCGTCAGCGGCAAATACGACGGCTCGCTCAAAGCCGAACACGGCACGGGGCGCAACATGGCGCCGTTCGTCGAAACCGAATGGGGCAGCGAGGCATACGCCATCATGCGCGACCTCAAATTCCTGCTCGACCCCGACGGCATGCTCAACCCCGGCGTACTCATCAACGACGACCCGCAAGCGCATGTCACTCATTTGAAAAGCCTCGCACTCGTCGCGCCTGAAATCGACAAATGCATCGAATGTGGATTTTGCGAGTCGAAGTGCCCCAGCCGGATGCTGACGTTTTCACCCAGACAACGCATCGTTGTCCAGCGTGAACTTGCATCCATGCGCCTCGCCGCCTCTGACTCAGCCATGCTTGATTCTGTTTCGGATGATTTTTCCTACGCTGGCATTGACACCTGCGCCCTTGACGGTCTGTGCGGAACGGCGTGCCCGGTGGGAATCGATACGGGGAAATATATAAAGAAGTTAAGAAGTGAACAAGTGGAAAGTGAAAAGTGGGCAGGGGTGATCGCGAATAATTTTGCCCTGGTTGAAAGGACAATCGGCATCGGCGTTTCAATCGCTCACACGGCTGAGAAAGTGATCGGTGCGGACGGAGTCAAATCCATTTCGGTGGCGGCGGAAAAAATCACAGGCACAAGACTGCCAAAGTGGAACAAGTCTATTCCGCACACTCCGAAAAGACTGCGCGAACGCAACGGTTCAAAACAATTCATCTACTTCCCCTCCTGCATTTCGCGCCAGTTGGGTCAACCAAAAAGTGACAGTCACTTGAGCCTTGCAGAAACTTTTACAACTATCTCACGACGGGCAAACATCCACCTCCAAATTCCCCAAGATGTCACAGGTCATTGTTGCGGAATGCCATTCTCATCAAAAGGCTACACGCAAGCCTATCAAGCCGCGCTGCACAAAACGCTGACGCAAATGTGGGAGTGGTCGGAGCATGGGAAGTATCCCATCGTCATTGACACGACCTCCTGCACGCACACGCTCAAAACCTGCGGCGATGACCTTACTCCCGAGGACAAAGAACTCTGGGATCAACTCACCCTCCTCGATGGCGTGGAATTTCTGCATGACCATGTCCTGCCCAAACTCACCATCCAGCCCGTGGACGAAGACGTCATCCTGCATCCGAACTGCTCCGCCTGCAAACTCGGCTTGGACGTAAAAATGCACGCCATCGCCAAACAATGCGCCAGATCCGCAACCGTTCCGTTCGCGCTCGGCTGCTGCGCCTTCGCCGGTGACCGCGGCTTGACCCATCCCGAATTGACCGCGTCCGCTACCGAAAAAGAAAGTGCCGAAATCCTTGCAAGAGACTACGACGGCTATTACTCCTCCAACATCACCTGCGAGATCGGCATGTCCGAAGCGACGGGAAAGGATTATGTCTCGATTGTGTATTTGGTGGAAAAGGCGAGTAGAAATTCGGTGGTCGAGTAG
- a CDS encoding response regulator transcription factor, producing MKTTTLLVIEVKHAEIPSFALELQKKGFDVHIAPNGSKAVSLLKEVSPSLVVVNAASLRSTGLRICQSIREKDAKLPIILILEDDKEVSKDAADAVLTLPFTVQKLVNRIKPLLPGDGKNILHIGPIRLDLEKRRVRCFGKSTKLTPRLVTLLNLLMDKHGEVVEREALFKKAWETNYTGDTRTLDVHISWLRRAIELDPDNPKLLKTIRGVGYRLDV from the coding sequence ATGAAAACCACCACGCTTCTGGTTATCGAAGTAAAACATGCAGAGATCCCTTCTTTTGCACTGGAATTGCAGAAGAAGGGATTTGATGTCCACATTGCCCCGAATGGCAGCAAGGCTGTTTCGCTATTGAAGGAAGTCAGCCCGAGCCTGGTCGTGGTCAATGCCGCATCCCTGCGCAGCACGGGCTTGCGCATCTGCCAATCCATCCGTGAAAAGGATGCCAAACTTCCGATCATCCTCATTCTTGAAGATGACAAAGAAGTCAGCAAAGATGCCGCCGACGCCGTATTGACATTGCCCTTCACCGTCCAAAAACTTGTCAACCGCATCAAACCGCTGCTGCCCGGCGACGGCAAGAACATCCTGCATATCGGTCCCATTCGGCTCGACCTTGAAAAAAGACGCGTCCGCTGTTTCGGAAAAAGCACCAAACTCACCCCCCGCCTCGTCACACTCCTGAATTTACTGATGGACAAACACGGGGAGGTCGTTGAACGTGAAGCGCTTTTCAAAAAAGCGTGGGAAACGAACTACACCGGCGACACCCGCACCCTCGACGTGCACATCTCCTGGCTGCGCCGCGCCATCGAACTCGACCCCGACAACCCCAAACTGCTGAAAACCATCCGCGGCGTCGGGTATCGCCTAGACGTATAA
- a CDS encoding ATP-binding protein, whose amino-acid sequence MKLTTKLILAFLIVSLLSIGALAVMTRITANREFGIFLANRYQTELCDRLAEYYVNTGSWDGVAAILPGMNMGGPMAGQNRPAWFAVADRNGDIVLESSRHRKGYRLNRRAIEQAEPIIANNEVVGYLLLEVPYSPQTAAEQNFLKRLDFFLVLGALGAVALAFLFGIILSRNITNPIRKLTKATHDIAGGKLGQQVDVHSNDEIGELAQSFNKMSADLARASHLRRQMTADIAHELRTPLSLIIGHAEGVHDGVLKPTRGNFEIVREEAERLERLVNDLRTLSLADAGELSVEFQPVDVNDIARDSHTHYRSLFDKKRIKLDLELAPVILKANLDPHRFAQVLNNILDNALRHTPESGRVELKTQLAENRIQLSVKDSGAGVTSEETQHLFDRFYRVDEARARDDGGSGLGLAIAKSIVEMHGGRIRAESEKDKGLKVIVELPRVK is encoded by the coding sequence ATGAAACTCACCACCAAACTCATCCTTGCCTTTCTAATCGTCAGCCTGCTCAGCATCGGCGCGTTGGCGGTCATGACGCGCATCACCGCCAACCGTGAATTCGGCATCTTCCTTGCAAACCGCTACCAGACCGAACTATGCGACAGGCTGGCGGAATATTACGTGAACACCGGCTCATGGGATGGCGTGGCAGCCATATTGCCCGGCATGAACATGGGCGGACCGATGGCTGGGCAGAACCGCCCCGCCTGGTTCGCCGTCGCCGACAGGAACGGCGATATCGTTCTGGAAAGCAGCCGCCACCGCAAAGGCTACCGTCTCAACCGCAGAGCCATCGAGCAAGCCGAACCCATCATCGCAAATAATGAAGTCGTCGGCTACCTGCTGTTGGAAGTGCCCTATTCCCCGCAAACCGCCGCGGAACAGAACTTCCTCAAACGGCTCGACTTCTTCCTCGTCCTCGGCGCGCTCGGCGCGGTTGCGCTTGCCTTCCTGTTCGGCATCATCCTTTCGCGCAACATCACCAACCCCATCCGTAAACTGACCAAAGCCACGCACGACATCGCGGGCGGCAAGCTCGGTCAGCAGGTGGATGTGCACTCGAACGATGAGATCGGCGAACTGGCACAATCCTTCAACAAGATGAGCGCCGACCTCGCGCGCGCCTCCCACCTGCGCAGGCAAATGACCGCCGACATCGCCCACGAACTGCGCACCCCGCTCAGTCTGATCATCGGTCATGCCGAGGGCGTGCACGACGGCGTACTCAAGCCCACACGCGGAAATTTCGAGATCGTCCGCGAGGAAGCCGAACGCCTCGAGCGCCTCGTCAACGACCTGCGTACGCTTTCCCTTGCCGATGCGGGCGAACTATCTGTGGAATTCCAACCCGTTGACGTGAACGACATCGCCCGCGACAGCCACACCCATTACCGTTCCCTGTTCGACAAAAAACGCATCAAACTCGACCTCGAACTTGCGCCGGTCATCCTGAAGGCGAATCTCGACCCGCACCGCTTCGCCCAAGTCCTGAACAACATCCTCGACAATGCCCTGCGCCACACCCCCGAAAGCGGACGCGTGGAATTGAAAACCCAGCTCGCAGAAAACAGGATTCAACTGTCCGTTAAAGATAGCGGCGCAGGCGTCACATCCGAAGAAACACAGCATCTCTTTGACCGTTTCTACCGCGTGGACGAGGCCCGCGCGCGCGACGATGGCGGCTCGGGGTTGGGGCTTGCCATCGCAAAATCCATCGTGGAGATGCATGGCGGCAGGATCCGGGCGGAGAGCGAAAAAGACAAGGGACTTAAGGTAATTGTTGAGCTGCCGCGTGTAAAATAG
- a CDS encoding DUF2891 domain-containing protein, whose translation MTHFQNSQTALAQVAPSFADTIVRVVQQEYPNQMQHMMTGPDDRPTPREAHPAFYGCFDWHSSVEMHWVLIHLLRLVPEAFDTTKARMVLNAHLTEDALLQEAAYLRSRPRFERPYGWGWYLTFVHELTLSEDETTAQWLKAACPLADVITEGFLSWLPKATYPIRVGMHSNSAYGLSRSVPWARYLTAQGDPRLLTAIAQTAVRWYGADKNYPAHYEPSGSDFLSPALTEVDLMSLVLEREEFLNWLDAFLPNLSSGEPNSLFQPAFVSDASDGQLAHLHGLNLYRAFVWRHLHDFLPENDPRKPYLESGIHAHTEASMNAVTGSDYMVEHWLAAFAMLYISGG comes from the coding sequence ATGACTCATTTCCAAAACTCACAGACAGCGCTTGCACAAGTCGCCCCGTCCTTCGCGGACACGATCGTCCGCGTCGTTCAGCAGGAATATCCGAACCAGATGCAGCACATGATGACGGGTCCTGATGATCGCCCGACGCCGCGCGAAGCGCATCCCGCCTTTTACGGCTGTTTCGACTGGCACTCCAGCGTCGAGATGCATTGGGTCTTGATCCACCTGCTGCGATTGGTTCCCGAAGCCTTTGATACGACGAAAGCAAGGATGGTGCTTAACGCCCACCTTACGGAAGATGCACTTTTGCAGGAAGCCGCCTATCTTCGCTCCCGTCCGCGCTTCGAACGACCTTATGGCTGGGGCTGGTACCTGACCTTTGTCCACGAGTTGACGTTATCCGAAGATGAAACAACAGCTCAATGGTTGAAAGCCGCGTGTCCTCTCGCGGATGTGATCACCGAAGGCTTTCTATCCTGGCTCCCAAAGGCGACCTACCCGATCCGCGTGGGGATGCACAGCAACAGCGCCTATGGTCTGTCGCGTTCCGTGCCATGGGCAAGGTATCTGACAGCGCAGGGCGATCCCCGCTTGCTGACCGCCATCGCTCAAACCGCAGTCCGATGGTATGGCGCGGACAAAAATTACCCCGCCCATTATGAACCGAGCGGTAGCGACTTCCTCTCCCCCGCCCTGACGGAAGTGGATTTGATGAGCCTTGTTCTCGAACGGGAAGAATTCCTCAATTGGCTGGACGCCTTCCTGCCGAATCTATCTTCCGGGGAACCCAACTCGCTCTTTCAACCTGCCTTTGTCTCAGATGCATCGGATGGTCAACTAGCACATCTGCATGGATTAAACCTGTATCGCGCATTCGTATGGCGGCATTTGCATGATTTTCTCCCTGAGAACGATCCACGCAAACCATATCTTGAATCAGGCATCCACGCACACACCGAAGCAAGTATGAACGCAGTGACCGGCTCCGATTATATGGTGGAACACTGGCTGGCGGCATTTGCGATGCTCTACATCAGCGGCGGGTAG
- a CDS encoding L,D-transpeptidase family protein, translating to MKEKFSRRDFLKLSGLALGGLAFSPFMPGLTDFDDSFVVRIATAQMPVRREPTDESRIELTWYRDELVHVYGSVTAEEPLHNPVWYRVWGGYIHRGRLQRVKTIYQNPPNSIPEGRRLLTDVSVPFTTPYKYSRTFGWEPMAPPLYYGSVHWVEALEDGPEMAEYKGPWYRIYDELDSVKPYFVPAIHMRILPPDIMEPISPNVPYEKKLIEVNLSTQRLYAYEDGSLVFETNISTGVFSRSTAGTGISTITPTGSFTIVDKVPAKHMGYSYFSSETTGNLLADVDNYVLPGVPWTLFFTTQGHAFHGTYWHENFGTPMSKGCINMRNDEANWLFRWARPVSPPDSIATRGVGTKVEIHY from the coding sequence ATGAAAGAAAAATTTTCACGCAGAGATTTCTTAAAACTGAGCGGACTCGCCCTCGGCGGGCTGGCGTTTTCGCCTTTCATGCCCGGTTTGACCGATTTCGACGACAGTTTTGTCGTGCGCATCGCCACAGCCCAGATGCCCGTCCGCAGGGAGCCGACCGACGAAAGCCGCATCGAACTGACCTGGTATCGGGACGAGTTGGTGCATGTGTACGGCTCGGTCACGGCAGAGGAGCCTTTGCACAACCCGGTCTGGTATCGCGTGTGGGGCGGGTATATCCATCGCGGACGTTTGCAGCGCGTAAAGACCATTTATCAGAACCCGCCCAACTCCATCCCGGAGGGGCGCCGTCTGCTTACGGATGTTTCCGTTCCGTTTACCACGCCGTATAAATATTCGCGCACGTTCGGATGGGAACCGATGGCGCCGCCCCTGTATTACGGTTCCGTTCATTGGGTCGAAGCGCTCGAAGATGGACCGGAAATGGCGGAATACAAAGGTCCCTGGTACCGCATCTATGACGAGCTTGATTCGGTAAAACCGTATTTTGTCCCTGCCATTCATATGCGCATCCTGCCGCCCGACATTATGGAACCGATCTCTCCCAATGTCCCATATGAAAAGAAATTGATCGAAGTCAATCTTTCCACCCAGCGATTGTATGCCTATGAAGACGGCAGCCTGGTCTTTGAAACCAACATTTCCACCGGCGTGTTCAGCAGGTCCACGGCGGGCACGGGCATCAGCACCATCACGCCGACCGGCTCATTCACCATCGTGGATAAGGTCCCTGCCAAGCATATGGGCTACAGTTATTTCAGCAGCGAAACCACCGGAAACCTGCTTGCCGACGTGGATAACTATGTCCTGCCCGGCGTGCCGTGGACGCTGTTCTTTACCACACAGGGTCACGCCTTTCATGGAACCTATTGGCACGAGAACTTTGGCACGCCCATGAGCAAAGGCTGTATCAACATGCGCAACGACGAAGCCAACTGGCTCTTCCGTTGGGCGCGCCCCGTCTCCCCGCCTGATTCAATCGCTACGCGCGGCGTTGGCACGAAGGTCGAAATCCATTATTAA
- a CDS encoding trimeric intracellular cation channel family protein: protein MNNIEGFIILLTYLGVTSSAVSGVLEARKHEMDVVGATTVAFVTAFGGGTLRDLLLGRTPIFWLVDPGLSIATFAVSIIFFFRVHRISEEWLYIPDALGLGFFTILGATFALQMDLSLLVVSLMGVVTGVFGGVLRDVLCNKVPHIFKRGTRLYATCSFLGVWVFIVLMQLDVDASLASWIGTVTVFVLRILAVRFRWTLPFP, encoded by the coding sequence ATGAACAACATCGAAGGTTTCATCATCTTACTCACCTATCTCGGCGTCACTTCTTCGGCGGTATCGGGTGTACTCGAAGCACGCAAACACGAAATGGATGTGGTTGGTGCGACTACGGTGGCTTTTGTCACCGCCTTTGGGGGCGGAACCCTGCGCGACCTGCTACTGGGGCGGACACCGATCTTCTGGCTGGTCGATCCAGGATTATCCATCGCGACCTTTGCGGTCTCGATCATTTTCTTTTTCCGGGTACATAGGATATCAGAAGAATGGCTCTACATCCCGGACGCACTAGGGCTGGGCTTCTTCACTATTCTCGGCGCGACCTTTGCCCTGCAAATGGATCTTTCCCTGCTGGTTGTATCGTTGATGGGCGTGGTCACCGGCGTTTTTGGGGGCGTCCTGCGTGATGTCCTTTGCAACAAGGTTCCCCACATTTTCAAACGCGGCACACGGCTGTATGCCACCTGCTCTTTTCTCGGCGTGTGGGTGTTCATCGTTCTGATGCAATTGGATGTGGATGCTTCGCTTGCATCCTGGATCGGGACCGTGACCGTCTTCGTCCTGCGGATACTGGCAGTCCGTTTCAGGTGGACACTACCCTTCCCTTAA